In the Podospora bellae-mahoneyi strain CBS 112042 chromosome 4, whole genome shotgun sequence genome, one interval contains:
- a CDS encoding hypothetical protein (EggNog:ENOG503NX1X; antiSMASH:Cluster_9; COG:E), with protein sequence MAFSTSPIRPRMLIDGELVEASDGKTFSVYNPATREVSGEVPEATADDTNRAVAAAKAAFPAWSALGPAKRAVYLKKLAALIREHRDEIAKLDAVAMGMPVSTHFFAESAAGQYDHYAEAWPHIQGQASVNTPGHVTMTLRQPFGVVALIIPWNVPVHFFASKSAPALITGNTIVLKTSEKAPLAVARIAKLVKEAGFPPGVFNVLSGHGIPSGQILSRHMDVRALSFTGSSRTGKLIQEEAARTNLKKVILELGGKSPAIIFDDANLEKAVAQTRWSMQFNSGQVCMANSRIYVQSTIAEKFVEQFKVSYSSSVKSGNPLDKETNHGPQADELQYKHVLSYINSAKDSGATLALGGSGKLETSNGYFIEPTIFLNTPEEAKITKEEVFGPVVIINTFETEKEAIAKANDTEFGLYASVFTKDISRAMRVVQALESGYVGINTTSPNTAYDLPFGGYKGSGQGREGALCSMDNFLEVKSVIMALEEE encoded by the exons ATGGCATTTAGCACCAGTCCCATCCGGCCACGGATGTTGATAGATGGAGAG CTCGTTGAAGCCTCGGATGGCAAGACATTTTCCGTTTACAATCCCGCCACTAGAGAAGTGTCAGGGGAAG TTCCTGAAGCTACCGCAGATGACACCAATAGAGCGGTGGCTGCAGCCAAAGCAGCCTTCCCCGCTTGGTCAGCGCTGGGTCCAGCAAAACGTGCTGTTTACCTGAAGAAGCTCGCCGCTCTTATCCGGGAGCACAGAGATGAAATTGCCAAGCTGGACGCTGTGGCGATGGGAATGCCTGTTTCTACCCACTTCTTCGCCGAATCCGCAGCCGGGCAATATGACCACTACGCCGAGGCCTGGCCCCATATTCAGGGCCAGGCCAGTGTCAACACCCCTGGTCATGTCACCATGACGCTTCGCCAGCCATTCGGGGTGGTAGCTCTCATCATTCCGTGGAATGTGCCAGTGCACTTTTTTGCGTCCAAGTCGGCGCCAGCGCTGATAACGGGAAACACGATTGTTCTCAAAACTTCGGAGAAGGCGCCTCTGGCAGTTGCTCGAATCGCCAAGCTTGTCAAAGAAGCAGGCTTCCCGCCGGGGGTCTTCAATGTTCTCTCCGGTCACGGCATCCCCTCTGGTCAGATCCTGTCCCGCCACATGGACGTCAGGGCACTGAGCTTTACAGGCTCGAGCCGTACGGGAAAGCTCAtccaggaggaggcggcgcgAACAAATCTCAAGAAGGTCATTCTCGAGCTTGGAGGCAAGTCACCcgccatcatcttcgacGACGCAAACCTCGAGAAGGCGGTTGCCCAGACCCGCTGGAGCATGCAGTTCAACTCTGGGCAGGTTTGCATGGCCAATTCCCGCATCTACGTACAGTCAACCATCGCCGAGAAATTCGTCGAGCAGTTCAAAGTTAGCTACAGCTCGAGTGTCAAGTCAGGCAACCCTTTGGACAAAGAGACGAATCATGGCCCCCAGGCAGATGAGCTTCAGTACAAGCATGTGCTTTCTTACATCAACTCGGCGAAAGACTCAGGCGCCACTCTCGCTCTTGGGGGGTCTGGAAAGTTGGAGACCTCGAATGGATACTTTATCGAACCGACCATCTTCCTGAATACCCCAGAGGAGGCTAAAATAACCAAAGAAGAGGTGTTTGGGCCAGTGGTTATCATCAACACCTTTGAGaccgagaaggaggccatTGCCAAGGCGAATGATACAGAGTTTGGGTTGTATGCCTCGGTCTTCACCAAGGACATCAGCAGAGCCATGAGAGTCGTACAAGCGCTGGAGAGTGGATATGTgggcatcaacaccaccagcccgaATACTGCATATGACCTACCTTTTGGTGGGTACAAGGGAAGTGGACAGGGGCGCGAGGGGGCATTGTGCAGCATGGACAACTTTCTGGAGGTGAAAAGCGTCATCATGGCCTTGGAAGAAGAGTGA
- a CDS encoding hypothetical protein (antiSMASH:Cluster_9; EggNog:ENOG503NZD0; COG:S) — protein sequence MLVFSHPQVFKTFNCAACFHLRGYIIACRSLCRSSQTAHHNMTFQKAPKGTIAIEEAVLDPAGLSWISASAPLFNPGHRQTPPDSPSGSPPGSPTRHSHLTSLLQDVHTTRLHQMDTHGVEYMLLSLTSPGPQGESDPAKAAIIAREANNWLSEQVKLNPARFGGLASVSMHNSADASAEAVRAVKELGFFGLIINDYQDSSPGAPDADKEGKIYYDGEGFHEFWKTVEELDVPVYLHPRYPAAQDLEPGTKWGDRKQILGAAVQFHLDLSTHVYALCSSGVFDLFPRVKVVIGHLGEGIPFNLWRADHWYNKPVKKATRPSKEDYTYYFTHNISITTSGNFNEPGLKFCIDQIGVERCLFSIDYPYDTIAEAQYWWHGVDLPADQKELVARGNAIRLFKLPLDP from the exons ATGCTTGTTTTTAGTCATCCTCAAGTCTTTAAAACCTTCAACTGTGCTGCTTGTTTCCACCTTCGAGGTTATATCATTGCCTGCCGTTCTCTCTGTCGCTCAAGCCAAACTGCACATCACAACATGACCTTCCAGAAAGCTCCCAAAggcaccatcgccatcgaaGAGGCTGTCCTCGACCCCGCCGGCCTCAGTTGGATCTCTGCCTCGGCGCCCCTCTTCAACCCAGGACATCGCCAAACACCTCCGGACTCGCCTTCCGGCTCTCCTCCTGGTTCTCCTACCCGTCACTCTCACCTTACATCTCTTCTCCAAGATGTCCACACTACCCGCCTTCACCAGATGGACACACATGGCGTGGAATACATGCTTCTGTCTTTGACCTCCCCCGGACCCCAAGGCGAATCAGACCCTGCCAAAGCCGCGATCATCGCCCGTGAGGCCAATAACTGGCTTTCAGAGCAAGTGAAACTCAACCCAGCGCGTTTCGGGGGTCTCGCGTCAGTTTCCATGCACAACTCTGCTGATGCTTCAGCTGAAGCAGTTCGGGCAGTGAAGGAACTGGGATTTTTCGGTCTGATCATCAACGACTACCAGGATTCCTCACCTGGTGCTCCCGACGCGGACAAGGAAGGCAAGATCTACTACGACGGTGAAGGATTTCACGAGTTTTGGAAGACTGTTGAAGAACTGGACGTGCCAGTGTACTTGCACCCTCGATACCCGGCGGCACAGGACCTCGAGCCTGGGACCAAATGGGGAGATAGGAAGCAGATTCTTGGGGCTGCGGTTCAGTTCCATTTGGATCTGAGCACGCATGTGTACGCACTGTGTTCATCGGGCGTATTCGATCTCTTTCCACGAGTCAAGGTCGTTATTGGACATTTGGGAGAAGG GATTCCCTTCAATCTTTGGAGGGCAGACCACTGGTATAACAAACCCGTGAAGAAGGCCACCCGACCGTCTAAGGAGGACTACACCTACTATTTCACCCACAACATTTCCATCACCACGTCGGGAAACTTTAACGAGCCAGGCCTCAAGTTTTGCATAGATCAAATCGGAGTGGAACGGTGTCTATTCTCAATTGATTACCCATACGACACCATTGCAGAGGCACAATACTGGTGGCACGGCGTGGACTTGCCAGCCGATCAGAAAGAGCTGGTAGCAAGGGGAAATGCCATCCGTTTGTTCAAACTGCCATTGGATCCTTGA
- a CDS encoding hypothetical protein (CAZy:GH10; COG:G; EggNog:ENOG503NVX1; antiSMASH:Cluster_9) produces MNFHLFLLSSAFVTVSGQLDKVAKEAGLLYFGTAVDNPSLNNQNYLRIARDPAEFGSLTPANGQKWSNTQASQGRFTYGSGDAIANIARQTGQQLRCHTLVWYNQLPGWDTVSSVYSRDQMQQIITAHIQNVAGHYKGRCYAWDVVNEAMEDDGRYRNNPMYRAMGVDYITHSFKVAQQTDPAAKLYYNDFNIERCCNAKINATIAMIRTVKAAGAPVHGIGMQGHSRVGMSPSKREMKETMARFSELVDEVAFTEVDIRHTKLPIGAAEREQQGKDYMEVVGACLETPKCVGITVWDFTDQYSWIPQQYPGEGEACLWDRNYNKKPAYHSIVGLLQSAASSGLRKPATPAPAAAVAVTAA; encoded by the exons ATGAATTTccaccttttccttttgtcTTCTGCGTTTGTGACGGTCTCTGGCCAGCTCGACAAGGTTGCGAAAGAAGCCGGACTCCTGTACTTTGGCACCGCAGTCGATAACCCCAgtctcaacaaccaaaatTATCTCCGTATCGCTCGTGATCCCGCTGAGTTTGGCTCGCTCACTCCGGCCAACGGACAGAAGTGGTCCAACACCCAGGCGAGCCAGGGGCGCTTCACTTACGGGAGTGGTGATGCGATAGCTAATATTGCACGACAGACAGGCCAGCAGTTGAGATGCCATACCTTGGTGTGGTATAACCAGTTGCCTGGATGGG ACACAGTCAGCAGCGTCTACAGTCGCGATCAGATGCAACAAATCATTACCGCACATATCCAGAATGTGGCTGGACACTATAAGGGACGGTGCTATGCCTGGGACGTGGTCAATGAAGCTATGGAGGATGACGGAAGATACCGCAACAATCCTA TGTACCGAGCCATGGGAGTTGACTACATCACACACTCCTTCAAGGTAGCCCAGCAAACTGACCCCGCCGCGAAGCTCTATTACAACGATTTCAACATTGAGCGATGCTGCAACGCCAAGATCAAtgccaccatcgccatgaTTCGCACTGTTAAGGCCGCGGGGGCTCCCGTCCACGGAATCGGCATGCAGGGTCACTCCCGGGTGGGCATGTCACCCTCCAAGCGAGAGATGAAGGAGACCATGGCTCGGTTCTCTGAGCTTGTGGACGAAGTTGCCTTCACCGAGGTTGATATTCGCCACACCAAGCTACCGATCGGGGCGGCCGAGAGGGAACAGCAAGGGAAAGATTACATGGAAGTTGTAGGGGCATGCTTGGAGACGCCAAAGTGTGTCGGGATCACTGTATGGGATTTCACTGACCAG TATTCGTGGATCCCTCAACAGTAtcctggggagggagaggcgtGTTTATGGGATAGGAACTATAACAAGAAGCCAGCCTATCACAGCATCGTTGGACTACTGCAGAGTGCTGCGAGTTCTGGTCTTAGAAAGCCCGCGACACCCGCACCAgcggctgctgttgctgttacTGCGGCTTGA